A genome region from Rubinisphaera margarita includes the following:
- a CDS encoding segregation and condensation protein A has product MQTTAYQVNVKELFNGPVDLLLYLVRKQELDILSVSLAELADGFLTYLEVLEIIDFDIAADFVVAASALVEIKSRMALVKTETVEEEEEEAEESDANEHLIQHLLQYKQLKEAADVLQEQALAWQDRYPRLADERPHEKRSIADDLIKDLEIWDLVGAFSRIVKKKSTEREELLRFDATPIHIYVDQIGKQVREEGRVLFQSLFEKEDDRSKVIGMFLAILELLRHHHFRAEQNVDFDEIWLMPPLENNVFEQDNAPSTPPPQLAAETDAEEPESEEPDEDHQDDFDD; this is encoded by the coding sequence ATGCAGACTACCGCTTATCAAGTCAATGTGAAGGAGCTATTCAACGGTCCTGTCGACCTGTTGCTGTACCTCGTGCGCAAACAGGAACTCGATATTCTCTCCGTTTCTCTGGCCGAGCTGGCCGATGGCTTCCTCACTTATCTCGAAGTGCTCGAGATTATCGACTTCGACATCGCAGCTGATTTCGTGGTCGCCGCTTCCGCTCTGGTCGAAATCAAGAGCCGCATGGCGCTGGTGAAGACCGAGACAGTGGAAGAGGAGGAAGAAGAAGCCGAGGAATCGGACGCCAATGAGCATCTCATTCAGCATCTGCTGCAGTACAAGCAGCTCAAAGAGGCGGCGGATGTTCTGCAGGAACAGGCCCTCGCCTGGCAGGACCGTTATCCCCGGCTCGCCGATGAACGCCCGCACGAAAAGCGGTCCATCGCCGATGACCTCATTAAGGATCTGGAGATCTGGGACCTGGTGGGGGCCTTCTCGCGAATTGTGAAGAAGAAGTCGACCGAGCGGGAAGAACTGCTGCGGTTCGATGCGACGCCGATTCACATCTACGTCGATCAGATCGGCAAGCAGGTGCGGGAAGAAGGTCGTGTGCTGTTCCAGTCACTCTTTGAGAAAGAGGATGACCGCAGCAAGGTGATCGGGATGTTCCTGGCGATTCTCGAACTGCTCCGCCATCATCATTTCCGAGCCGAGCAGAACGTCGACTTCGATGAGATCTGGCTGATGCCCCCGCTTGAAAATAACGTCTTCGAGCAAGACAATGCTCCGTCCACGCCTCCCCCGCAGCTCGCCGCTGAGACCGATGCTGAGGAACCGGAATCGGAAGAGCCGGACGAGGATCACCAGGACGACTTCGACGACTGA
- a CDS encoding TIGR04283 family arsenosugar biosynthesis glycosyltransferase codes for MDLSIIIPVLNEADRIGPLIESLRQLPDLKEVTTEIIVVDGGSTDATLENAQAADLVLNSPRGRAKQQNLGAERARGSVLLFLHADCQLTPGCLRDAVAILAQSRTSAGCFTQQIDHSRSRYRLMERGNRLRTRALQWAYGDQGLFLKRDLFHELGGFPDVPFLEDLLFSKTLARRGKIRVSEERILVSARRWERQGMLRQTLKNWSIITLAHAGASPHWLARFYPNVR; via the coding sequence ATGGATCTTTCGATCATTATCCCCGTTCTGAACGAAGCCGATCGAATCGGTCCGTTGATCGAATCGCTGCGGCAACTCCCGGATCTCAAGGAAGTTACGACGGAGATCATTGTCGTCGATGGAGGCAGCACCGATGCCACTCTGGAGAATGCCCAGGCCGCCGATCTTGTCCTGAACAGTCCTCGCGGCCGGGCAAAGCAACAGAATCTGGGGGCGGAACGGGCTCGCGGAAGTGTTCTTCTGTTTCTGCATGCCGACTGCCAGTTGACGCCCGGCTGCCTGCGGGATGCGGTCGCGATTCTCGCTCAGTCCCGTACCTCCGCCGGCTGTTTCACCCAGCAGATCGATCATTCCCGCAGCCGTTATCGCCTGATGGAACGGGGAAACCGGCTTCGTACCCGCGCTCTGCAATGGGCATATGGCGACCAGGGCCTTTTTCTGAAGCGGGATCTGTTCCACGAACTCGGCGGCTTCCCCGATGTCCCTTTTCTGGAAGATTTGCTCTTCTCGAAAACGCTGGCCCGTCGGGGAAAGATTCGGGTCTCTGAAGAACGGATCCTCGTGAGCGCCCGTCGCTGGGAGCGGCAGGGGATGCTGCGACAAACGCTGAAGAACTGGAGCATCATCACGCTGGCCCACGCCGGCGCCTCACCCCACTGGCTGGCCCGATTTTATCCCAACGTGCGATGA